The following DNA comes from Amycolatopsis albispora.
CGCTGGAGGCGTACCGCCACGCGCGGCAGGTGTTCCAGGCCGAGCTGGGCCTGGAACCCGGACCGGTGCTGCGTGACCTGCAACGCCGCGTGCTCATCGAACCGGCTCCGGTGGCCAGGGCGGTGCCCGCGCAACTCCCGGCCGGCATCGGCGCGGTCACCGGCAGGCACGCCGAACTCGGCGAGTTGGACGGCCTCCTGGCCGAGGACGCGCCGAGCGCGCTTTCCGTGGTGACCGGCACGCCGGGCGTGGGCAAGACCGCGCTCGCCGTGTGCTGGGCGCAGCGGGTGCGTGACCGGTTCCCCGACGGGCAGCTCTACGTGGATCTGCGTGGTTACGAGGACAAGCCGGTCGCGCCCACCGACGCGCTGGCCGGGTTCCTGCGTGCACTCGGCGTGGACCGGTCGGCCATTCCCGACGACCTCGACGAGCGGGCGGCGGCCTTCCGCACGCTGGTGGACCGCCGCCGGATGCTGGTGCTGCTGGACAACGCGGGCACCGCCGAGCAGGTCCGCCCGCTGCTGCCGGGCGGGCCCGCCTGCCGCACGCTGGTGACCAGCCGGGACGCGCTGGCCGGGCTGGTGGTGCGGTACGGCGCGCACCGGATCAGGCTGGGCGCGCTGTCCGGGCCGGACGCGGCCGGGTTGCTGCGGGAACTGCTCGGCGAGCACGCCGAAGCGGTCGGCACCACCGATCTCGCCGAACTCTGCGCGGGCCTGCCGCTGGCGCTGCGGGTGATGGCCGAACTGGTCCGGCCGGACAGCCCGCCGGACCGGGGCGACGCGATCCGGCGGACGCTCGCCGCGGTCACCACCCCGCCTCGTTCAGTTCGGCCAGCGTGATCACCCCGTCGTCGAGGGCGCGCGTGACCAGCTCGCTCTTGGTGCGCGCGGCCCGTCCGGCGTTGGCGTACTTCACCCGCACGCGCGCGATGTGGGTGTCCACGGTCTTGACCGTGATGTGCAGTTTCGCGGCGACGAGTTCCTTGGAGGACGAGGCGAACCACGCGCGCAGCACCTCGGTTTCGCGCGGCGAAAGGCGTGGCCGGTCCGGGGTTTCGTCGGCCGCGAGGGCGCCGGACAGCGAGGGCGCGGTGTATCCGAGGCCGTCGGCGGCGGCCCGGATCGCGGGCACCAGGTGCTCCGGCCCCTCGCGCTTGGTCAGGTACGCCAGCGCGCCGAGATCGATGCACTTGATCGCGGTGAGGTCGTCGGAATGCTGGGAATACACCACCACGCGCCGTCCACTGTCGACCAACCGGCGGAGTTCGCCGAACTCCGGCTTGCCCGGCACCAGCTCCAGGTCGAAGATGACCACGTCGGCCTCGGCGCCCTCGCCGGTCCACACCGCGGCGAGGCGGTCACCGGCGTCGACCAGCCGGATCGGCGGATCGGCCTGCTCGCACCAGTACCGCACCCCGGCGGCGATCGCCGCGTGATCGTCCACGATCACCGCCGTGATCAGCTCGGCTCCCATCGGGCCTCCATCCAGACCGTGCCGTTGCCGCTGAAGGTTTCCACCCGCACGCCGTCGCTGACCGGTTCCGTCGCGATCGCGGCGGCGCAGTCGGCCACCACGCTGACCGACACCAGCTCGGCGCTGCCCACCACGGTGACCCGCGCCCACGAATCCGCCGTCGCGAGCGCGGTGAGCGCGGCGTCGGTCAGGTCGCGCCGGACCGCGACCGGCGGCACCGGCCACTGCCCGCGCGCGTCCAGCTCGACCTCGACCCCCTTGCGGTCCGCGACATCGGCGCAGTGCCGCAGTTCGTGCAGCAGCGGATTGTCCACTGTGTCCGTCTCGGCGAACAGGCGGCGCATCCGGGCCGCCTCGATCGCGGAATCCCGCCGCACCAAGGGGTCCGACGGTTTCAGCGAACCTTCGGCGAGCCCTTCCAGCAGCGGCACGGTGGTGGCGGCCAGTTCCGCGAACCGCTGGCTGCGCCGCCGGTGCGCGGCCGTGGCGACGGCTTCCGCGGTGCGCACCCGTTCCAGCTTTCTCGCGGCTTCGTCGGCCTGCGCGGCGATCCGGCCCAGCACGGCGGCCACCACCGCGATGCACAACGGGAAACCGAGCACGGTCACCGAACCGGTGGCGAACCGCGCCAGTGACCGCTCGGTCACGTCGTGGAACAGCAGGAGGTTCGTCAGCGCCAGTGCCTCGTGCGTGACCAGGAAGGCCAGCATCGTCCGGAATGGACGGTCGAGCAGCACCACCACGCCCGCCCAGTTCGCCGCGCCGAACAGCCAGTCCACCGTGCTCGCGATCCGGTCGTCCGGCAGCGTCAGGTACGACAGCGCGGAAGCGGCGAGCACCACGGCGATGGCGGGCCACCGGAGCGCACCCCACGGCCGCCGCCGCAGCACCTGCACCAGCTCGGTGGCCAGCACCGCGGTCAGCAGGGCGAGTGCGGTGAACTGCGCCGCGGGCACGTCGTGGGAACCCAGGTGCCGCAGCAGGTTGACCAGGCCAAGCACGTCCACGGTCAGCACGGCGACCAGCAGCGTGGCGATCCGGAGGCCGCGGTGCAGCTGCGCCTTGGTGGTGTCAGCCATGGCCGGGCCGCCATTCCAGGCGGACCACGGTGCCCGCGCCCGCCGCCGAGGTGATGGTGGCGCGGCCGCCTGCCCGCGTCATCCGGCCGTGCACGGATTCACGCAGGCCCCGGCGGGCGACCGGGGTCTCGCCGGTGGTGGTGAATCCCTTGCCGTGGTCGGAAATCTCGACCAGCAGCCCCCGCGGACCACCGTCCACCCGGATCCGCGCGCGATCCGTTCCGGCGTGGCGGCGCACGTTGTTGAGCGCTTCCCTGGTGGCACCGGCGATCGCGCTGGCCGCGTCGAACGGCAGTGGCAGCTCCGGGGGCGCGTCCAGGTCCACGGTCAGCTGCGTGGCGTCGAGATCGGCGTGCAGCAGCTCCACCAGGTCGGCCCGCTCCTGACGTTCGTCGGTGGACCGCAGCCGGGCCAGGTCGCGGCGAGCCTGCGGAGCCACCCAGTCCGCGTCCGGCGGGACCTGCCCGGTGCCGACCATCAGCAGCGTGGTGGCCGCGGTGTCGTGCAGCGAGTTCGCCAGTTCCCGTTCCTCGGCACGCACGGCCGCCGCCACCGCGGCTTCGCGGCGCGCCCGTTCGGCTTCGGCGGCCAGCCGGTCGGCACGCTCGGCCGCGCGGGTGACCAGGATCCAGGTCGCCCTGGACAGCACCGCCATCGCCGGCACCCACATCTCCGAGAAGGTCGGCTTCAGCCCGGCCGTGGTGAAGATGGCCAGCATCGAGCCGCCGCACACCAGCGCGGCGGCCAGCCCGGGCACCGTCGCGGTGTGCCACTGCCAGGTCACGCAGGCGAAGATGACCAGCAGCCGGAGCCACCCGGTGTTGCCGTCCGCCACCGCCCCGGTCCAGAACACGCTCAGGCACAGCCCGATCAGCACGGCGGCGTCGAGCGCGACCGGGACTCCACCGCGGCGCCGCAGCCACCAGGCCTGCCCGCAGGTCCACGCGACCGCGGCGGCGTCGACCAGCGCGGTGGCGGCGAACTGCCCGTCCGAGGTCCGGAGCAGCGCGATGACGGCGATGAGCGGGAGGGGCGCGAGGCGCACCGCGACGGCATAACGGCGGCCGAAGCTGCCCAGCGATCGCATCGCTTCGCCCGCCACCCGCACCTCACCCTGTCAAACCGCGCAAGGTGAACATACCGGGCAGCCGGTGTGGCACTGGGAGCGGTCTCAGGCTGCCGTGGAGCTAGGAAGCGGCCTGCAACTCGGCGTGTGCCTTGAGCCGGGACAGGGTGATGGCGATGTTGGCGCTGTTCGTGCCGGCGCGGTCCGGCTCGCCGGTGATGAAGATGGCGAACGGGACGAACCAGCGCGGCACCCGCAGCCAGTTCGTCACCTTCAGGCGGCAGCCGCCGCCGTCGGGCTGGAGGTCGTATTCCCACCGGGAGATCGGCACGAAGAACGGGGTCCGCACGCGGTAGGCGAAGCGGCGGCCCGGCTCGGCCTCGGTGATCTCGGCGTGGGTGACCCAGCGGCGCCAGCCGTTCCGGTTGCTGCCGGAAAACCAGTTCCCGACCGCGGCCTCGGTGGCACCGCGGATCCAGCGGGCCCGGTAGAACTCCTCGGCGAAGTCCGCCATCGCCACCGGGTCGCTGACCAGCCGGTACACCTGGTCCGGCGGGGCGCCGACGGTGATCTCGCCGACGGCGATCGGTTCGGTGTAGGTGAGCTTGTCCCTCGGATTGGTCGCCATCACACCTCCCAGTAGACCTGTTACCTCACCAGCGCACCGCCGGGAGCGTCAAGGCGCAAAAATCACGACGTAGTCAGGATTTCATCGCTTGCGCCTAGGTTTGCGCCGCGGCCGACGGCGGTCGCCGGAACGAAGGGAAAACCATGGTGAGACGGGGAGCGCGCTGGGCCTGGGTGGCCGCGGCGGTGGCGGCGCTGGGCCTGGCGGTGGTGCCGGGTGCGGCCGCCCAGGACCGGGTGGTGGTGACCAACGGGCTGCAGATGGACCACGGCGCCGGCGTGACGCTGTGCACGCTCGGGCCGGTGGGCACGGACAACGCGGGCAGGCTGGTCGGCATCACCGCCGCGCACTGCTACGGCGGTGACGACGTCTACTTCCCGGGCAAGCGGGAGCTGGGGCCGATCGGGAAGTACGCGTTCGTGTCGCAGGAGCAGGCCTTCCACGACTACGCGGTGATCGTGTTCGACCCGGCGAAGGTGACGCTGAGTGCCAACGGCCCGGCGCTGCGGATCGACAAGGTGCTCGACGGCGGCCTGCCCGCGGTGGGGTCGAACGTGTGCAAGGACGGGCGCACCACCGGCAAGACCTGCGGGCTGGTCGGTTCGAACGCCGGCGGGCTGATCGCGTCGTTCGCGGTGAACATGCCGGGTGACTCGGGCGGGCCGCTGGTCGTCGCGCGCAACGACGGCACGGCCACCGAGTGGGCGGGCATCGTGACGCGGGTGGCGCTGACCATGCCGCCGTTCATCTTCACCAGCGCGAAGAACATTCTCGACGACATCGCCACCCGCGGCCCGGACGCGCCCGGCGCCGGGTTCACGCCGGTCAGCGACTGACCGGCCCGGCCAGGCCGGTGGCCACCGGCCACAGATGGCCGGTGCACGGCCTGGCCAGGCCGTCGCCCGGATCGGCACGCTCTGGGGCATGGCGCTGACCACCGCATCATCCGGCACGGCCCCGCGTGAGCTGCTCACCCCGAGGGAGCGGGGGGTGCTGCGCGCGGTCGGCCGTGGCCTGTCCACCGCGGAGATCGCGGTCGAACTGTCCATCGCCGAGGTCGCCGTGCGGACCGAGTTGGGGCGGATCGTGGCGAGGCTGGGGCTCGACGACGAGCCCCAGCACACGCCGCCGTTGCGGCTTTCCGTGCTCGGCCCGCTACGGGCTTGGCACGATTCGGAGCCGGTGGACCTGGGCCCGGTGCGGCAGCAGGCGCTGCTGGCCGCGCTGGCGCTCCGGCCGGACGTGACGGTCAGCCGCGACGAGCTGCTCGACGCGGTGTGGGGCATGGAACCGCCGGCCGCGAAGGTCGTGCCGGTCTACGTCTACCGGCTGCGCCGGTGCCTGCGCAGCGCCGGGCCGGATTCGGTGATCGGCCGGGACCGCGGTGGTTACCGGTTCGCCGGTGCCGGGGTGCGGGTCGATTCGGCGCGGCTGGCCGAGCTGGCCGTCGAGGCGGCCGGGCTCCGGCGGTCCGGGGACCTGGCCGCCGCGGTCGGCCGGTACGCCAGTGCGCTGGCGTTGTTCCGCGGTGAGCCGCTGGCCGGGCTGCCCGGGCCGTTCGCCGAAGGGGAGCGGCGGCGGCTCACCGAACGCCGGATCGCGCTGCTGGAAGGCAAGCTGGACTGCCAGGTGCGGCTGGGCCGGTACGCCGAGGCCATCGGCGAGCTGTCCGCGCTGACCTCGGAGCACCCGCACAGCGAGCCGCTGGCCGCGCTGCTGATGCGTGCCCTGTACGGCAGCGGCCGCCGCGCCGACGCGCTCGGTGTGTTCACGCGCCTGCGCCGCCGCCTGGTGGACGACCTCGGTGTCGAGCCGAGCGACCTGGTCGGCGGCGTCCACCAGGCGATCCTGCGCGGGGACCGGATCTGAGCGGTCACGCCTCGGCCAGGTCACCGTTTTCCAGCCGCAGCCTGCGTTGAACGCCGATCGCCGCGAGGAACGGTTCGTCGTGGCTGACCACCACGAACGCGCCCTGGTAGGCGTTCAGCGCGCTTTCCAGCTGCCCGGTGCTGACCAGGTCCAGGTTGTTGGTCGGCTCGTCGAGCAGCAGCAGTTGCGGGGCCGGTTCGGCGAACAGGACGCAGGCCAGCGTGGCACGCAGCCGTTCCCCGCCGGAGAGCACGCCGACCGGCAGCTGCGTCCGCGGCCCGCGGAACAGGAAGCGGGCCAGCAGGTTCATCCGGTCCGCCGGCAGCATCTCCGGCGCCGCCGCGGCGAGGTTCTCGGCCACCGTGCGGCCGGGGTCGAGCAGGTCGAGCCGCTGGGACAGGTAGGCGATCCGGCCGTCGGCCCGCCGCACGGCACCGCTGTCCGGGGTCAGCTCGCCGTGCACGATCCGCAGCAGTGTGGACTTGCCGGTGCCGTTGCCACCGGTCAGCGCGATCCGCTCGGGACCGCGAATGGTGAGGTCGATGCCGTTGGCACCGAACAGGTCCCGCACTTTCAGGCGCTCACCGGTGAAGAGCGTGCGCCCGGCGGGCACGGCGGTCCGCGGCAGCTGCAGCGCGATCTTCTGGTCCTCGCGCAGCGAGCGTTCGGCCTGGTCCAGTTTGGCCTTGGCGGCGTCGAGCCGGGCGCCGTGCGTGCCGTCGGCCTTCGCCGCCGACTCCTGCGCGTTGCGCTTCATGGTCCCGGCGAAGATCTTCGGCAGCCCGGCGTTGCCGAGGTTGCGCGACGCGTTGCTCGCCCGGCGCGCCGCCCGCTCGCGTGCCTGCTGCATTTCGCGCTTCTCGCGCTTGACGGCCTGCTCGGCGTTGCGGATGTTCTTCTCGGCGACCTCGCGCGCGGCTTCGACGGCCTGCTCGTACTCGGTGAAATTGCCGCCGTAGAACCGGATTTCCCCGCGGTCCAGCTCGGCGATGCGGTCCATGCGGTCGAGCAGCGCGCGGTCGTGGCTGACCACCAGCAGGCAGCCGTGCCAGTCGTCGAGCACGTCGTAGAGCTGGTGCCGCGCCCCGAGATCGAGGTTGTTGGTGGGCTCGTCGAGCAGCAGCACGCTGGGCCGCTTGAGCAGCTGGGCGGCCAGCCCGAGCGAGACCACCTGCCCGCCGCTGAGCGTGGCCAGCCCGCGGTCGAACGCCAGCTCGCCGAGGCCGAGCCGGGCCAGCTGGGCGCGGGTGCGTTCTTCGACGTCCCAGTCGGTGCCGATGGTGGTGAAGTGCTTTTCGTCGGTGTCACCGGATTCGATGGCCTCCAGCGCACGCAGCACCGGCGCGATCCCGAGCACCTCGGCGACGGTCAGGTCCCGCGTCAGCGGCAGGTCCTGCGGCAGGTAACCGAGCACACCGTCGACGGTGACGGTGCCGGACGACGGCCGCAGTTCACCGGCGACGAGCTTGAGCAAAGTGGACTTCCCAGCGCCGTTCGGGGCGACGAGCCCGGTGCGGCCACCGGGTACGGAGAAGGAGAGCCGGTCGAACACGGGGGTGTCGTCGGGCCAGGAAAAGGACAGGTTGGTGCAGACGACGGCGGCGTCGGACATGGAGCGGACCTCGGCGAAGGTGTGGCGGGACAACGGAAGTGCCCGGAAGGGTTTGGTGGACGACAAAAGCGGCCACGCGGCTGTGCTCAGCCGGCGGCTCGCGAACTCCGGAACTCACCCGGAGATGTCGTCTTCACCTGCCACGTCAACGCTCCTGGATCGGGGATGTGCTTCGACCATAGCAGTTTCAGACGGTCCGGATGGACCAGGGCAGGCCGTCGCAGTCGGCCCATTCCCCGCCGCGGGGGAGCGGGCGCTCCTGCCTCGCCTCCGGCGCCAGCAGGCCGAGCAGGGTCTCCGGGGAGTTCGACGCGATCACCCTGCCGAAGGCGTTGACCAGTGCCGCGCGGGGTGCGGTGGCGTCGAGCACCGGCAGCATCGCCTGCTCGAAGTCCCCGGCGCGGATGTCGGCGGCGGCGACCCCGAGGAACCGCTCGCCCGACCGGATCGGCTCGGCGAAGGTGAGGATGTACTCGTCGGTGCCCGCGTAGTCGACGTACGGCCCGACGACCACGCGCCGCCCGCTGCGCCGGGGCGCGGCGAACCACTCGGTCGAGGTGTACTCGTACCCGGCGACGCTGTGCGGATCGAGGTCGACCGACAGCGGGCACGGTTCGTCCGAGCCGAGCGGCAGGCGCAGCCACTCGAGCCAGCGCGGCTCGTCGGCCAGCAGGCCGGGCGCCATGATCACGCCGGTACCCGCGAGCGCGGGACCGGGGCCGCGCAGGTGCTCGAGAATGATCGGGCGCAGGGCGGCGAGGTCGGCGGTGCTCGGCGCGCGCCCCTCGGCGCTCGCCCGCTCGTAGAGGGCGACCACCCGCGCGGCCAGCGCGCCGACCCCGGCGAAAACCTCGTTCAACAGGGTCTCCACCCGCGTGGCGGCGACGCGGTCGTCCAGCTCCTGCGCGTTGGCCACGGCGCCTCCAGAACACGTTCCCGGCACTGAGTGCTCCCAGGGTAAGGCCTCAGCGCTGGGCAAGCTGCAGATGGAATTCGATGAGCCTGGCGATGCCGTGCTCGATGTGCGCTTCGGTGGCCGCGCGCGCCCGCTCGCCGTCGTGCGCCTCGATCGCGTCGAGGATCTCGCGGTGCTGCTCGACCGCCTCGTCGAGGTGCACGGCCTCGCCGAGCGGGATCCACAGCAGCTCGCCGATCTCGCCCTGCAGGTCGATCTCCTGCCGGGTGAGCCGGGTCGACTGGGCCGCGGCCGCGATCTCGATGTGGAACCGGCCGTCGGCGCGCCGTCTTTCGCCGACCGTGGTCGCCTCGGCGAGCTGGTCGATCAGGTCGCGCAGCCGCCCGAGGTGGTCGGCGGAGGCCCGCTCGGCGGCGAGCCTGGCCGCCGTCCCGGCCACCGCGACGTGCTGGTCGCCGATCTCACGCAGTTCGTGCACGCCGGTTTCGCGCAGCAGCTTGCGCAGGCGCGCGGTGGACGCGTCGGCGGGCGCGCGGACGAAGCTGCCGCCGCCGCGGCCGCGCCGGGTTTCGAGCAATCCTTGCTGGCGCAAGGAGGACAGCGCCTCGCGCAGGGTCACCGTGGACACGTTGAGCGCGCCGGCCAGCTCGGTCTCGCTCGGCAGCTGCTCGCCGTCGGTGATCAGGCCGAGGCCGATCGCCTCGCTGATCCGCCTGCCGACCACGTCCACCCGGCCGCCGTCGGCCAGCGGCGCGAAGATCACGTGCCGCGGAGTGCCCGACTCCCCGCGTTCGCTCACCGGCACTCCTCCGCATCTCGGTGACTCTTGGTAATTCGTCAACCTCGCAGCCTAGTCGCCCGCGAGGTCGCGCCGGTGTTTCGGCGGGACAGGCCAAAGGCCGGTCGCGGCCGGCGCCCGGCCCGTCGAGACACCGGCTCGAAGCGACCTCGCAC
Coding sequences within:
- a CDS encoding AfsR/SARP family transcriptional regulator, with protein sequence MEFRVLGPVEVRLGGRTEVLSGRLRRTLLGILLARRGRPVPVDVLIDALWGERPDPRAPKKLQLHIHRLRAVLDEPERLSFGPAGYRLRVRPGEVDADRFEALARAGIAVARREPQRAVESLRAALVLWYGTAFGDADVPVLADWARRLTDLRLTAIEALYQAELDCGLHEAVIGELTGLARAHPLRERLHELLVTALHRAGRRAEALEAYRHARQVFQAELGLEPGPVLRDLQRRVLIEPAPVARAVPAQLPAGIGAVTGRHAELGELDGLLAEDAPSALSVVTGTPGVGKTALAVCWAQRVRDRFPDGQLYVDLRGYEDKPVAPTDALAGFLRALGVDRSAIPDDLDERAAAFRTLVDRRRMLVLLDNAGTAEQVRPLLPGGPACRTLVTSRDALAGLVVRYGAHRIRLGALSGPDAAGLLRELLGEHAEAVGTTDLAELCAGLPLALRVMAELVRPDSPPDRGDAIRRTLAAVTTPPRSVRPA
- a CDS encoding response regulator; this encodes MGAELITAVIVDDHAAIAAGVRYWCEQADPPIRLVDAGDRLAAVWTGEGAEADVVIFDLELVPGKPEFGELRRLVDSGRRVVVYSQHSDDLTAIKCIDLGALAYLTKREGPEHLVPAIRAAADGLGYTAPSLSGALAADETPDRPRLSPRETEVLRAWFASSSKELVAAKLHITVKTVDTHIARVRVKYANAGRAARTKSELVTRALDDGVITLAELNEAGW
- a CDS encoding sensor histidine kinase yields the protein MAGEAMRSLGSFGRRYAVAVRLAPLPLIAVIALLRTSDGQFAATALVDAAAVAWTCGQAWWLRRRGGVPVALDAAVLIGLCLSVFWTGAVADGNTGWLRLLVIFACVTWQWHTATVPGLAAALVCGGSMLAIFTTAGLKPTFSEMWVPAMAVLSRATWILVTRAAERADRLAAEAERARREAAVAAAVRAEERELANSLHDTAATTLLMVGTGQVPPDADWVAPQARRDLARLRSTDERQERADLVELLHADLDATQLTVDLDAPPELPLPFDAASAIAGATREALNNVRRHAGTDRARIRVDGGPRGLLVEISDHGKGFTTTGETPVARRGLRESVHGRMTRAGGRATITSAAGAGTVVRLEWRPGHG
- a CDS encoding SRPBCC family protein, with translation MATNPRDKLTYTEPIAVGEITVGAPPDQVYRLVSDPVAMADFAEEFYRARWIRGATEAAVGNWFSGSNRNGWRRWVTHAEITEAEPGRRFAYRVRTPFFVPISRWEYDLQPDGGGCRLKVTNWLRVPRWFVPFAIFITGEPDRAGTNSANIAITLSRLKAHAELQAAS
- a CDS encoding BTAD domain-containing putative transcriptional regulator — protein: MAGARPGQAVARIGTLWGMALTTASSGTAPRELLTPRERGVLRAVGRGLSTAEIAVELSIAEVAVRTELGRIVARLGLDDEPQHTPPLRLSVLGPLRAWHDSEPVDLGPVRQQALLAALALRPDVTVSRDELLDAVWGMEPPAAKVVPVYVYRLRRCLRSAGPDSVIGRDRGGYRFAGAGVRVDSARLAELAVEAAGLRRSGDLAAAVGRYASALALFRGEPLAGLPGPFAEGERRRLTERRIALLEGKLDCQVRLGRYAEAIGELSALTSEHPHSEPLAALLMRALYGSGRRADALGVFTRLRRRLVDDLGVEPSDLVGGVHQAILRGDRI
- a CDS encoding ABC-F family ATP-binding cassette domain-containing protein, whose product is MSDAAVVCTNLSFSWPDDTPVFDRLSFSVPGGRTGLVAPNGAGKSTLLKLVAGELRPSSGTVTVDGVLGYLPQDLPLTRDLTVAEVLGIAPVLRALEAIESGDTDEKHFTTIGTDWDVEERTRAQLARLGLGELAFDRGLATLSGGQVVSLGLAAQLLKRPSVLLLDEPTNNLDLGARHQLYDVLDDWHGCLLVVSHDRALLDRMDRIAELDRGEIRFYGGNFTEYEQAVEAAREVAEKNIRNAEQAVKREKREMQQARERAARRASNASRNLGNAGLPKIFAGTMKRNAQESAAKADGTHGARLDAAKAKLDQAERSLREDQKIALQLPRTAVPAGRTLFTGERLKVRDLFGANGIDLTIRGPERIALTGGNGTGKSTLLRIVHGELTPDSGAVRRADGRIAYLSQRLDLLDPGRTVAENLAAAAPEMLPADRMNLLARFLFRGPRTQLPVGVLSGGERLRATLACVLFAEPAPQLLLLDEPTNNLDLVSTGQLESALNAYQGAFVVVSHDEPFLAAIGVQRRLRLENGDLAEA
- a CDS encoding cache domain-containing protein, with protein sequence MANAQELDDRVAATRVETLLNEVFAGVGALAARVVALYERASAEGRAPSTADLAALRPIILEHLRGPGPALAGTGVIMAPGLLADEPRWLEWLRLPLGSDEPCPLSVDLDPHSVAGYEYTSTEWFAAPRRSGRRVVVGPYVDYAGTDEYILTFAEPIRSGERFLGVAAADIRAGDFEQAMLPVLDATAPRAALVNAFGRVIASNSPETLLGLLAPEARQERPLPRGGEWADCDGLPWSIRTV
- a CDS encoding FadR/GntR family transcriptional regulator; protein product: MSERGESGTPRHVIFAPLADGGRVDVVGRRISEAIGLGLITDGEQLPSETELAGALNVSTVTLREALSSLRQQGLLETRRGRGGGSFVRAPADASTARLRKLLRETGVHELREIGDQHVAVAGTAARLAAERASADHLGRLRDLIDQLAEATTVGERRRADGRFHIEIAAAAQSTRLTRQEIDLQGEIGELLWIPLGEAVHLDEAVEQHREILDAIEAHDGERARAATEAHIEHGIARLIEFHLQLAQR